A genomic segment from Streptomyces sp. NBC_00237 encodes:
- a CDS encoding FtsX-like permease family protein, whose translation MSALDDLRMGAKFAVSGGREGWTRTILTAVGVGLGVALLLITSAIPNALAAREERGFARGEFAGRVATDKPGPDTLLIAAVQADYRDKAVRGRLVQPEGPQAPVPPGLTALPKPGELAVSPALQDLMDSDDGELLRERLNGPVTAVIADEGLVGPNELAYYQGSDRLTGAKGDIFRINAFRGSSMMESLDSTLLLLILVAFVVMLIPVAVLIAAAVRFGGDRRDRRLAALRLVGSDGAMTRRIAAGEALAGALAGLVVGGGLFFLIRSMAGLITLEKISVFPSDLAPALWLVVLICVAVPASAILVTLLALRGVVIEPLGVMRTAKPVRRRIWWRLLMPVAGLGLLLPQMREGARGGDLSQPQVAAGVSLLLIGVTALLPWLVEAVVQRLGKGPVAWQLAVRRLQVNSGTAARTVNGIAVAVAGAIALQMMLGATSGRYTEDTGVDVSRTSMSVTVGANSPVAPQIDALKAKIAKIPGAHLALDIGDANLGDKAKSPEKIVTLTVGDCAALRQIAVLPSCRDGDAFLAKGADERLTPGQRYYLDPASVDPEGRGVPWTLPSSTTTVPTKGGPRGYQRSTVLVTPGAVPAAAKPVLSHSLYVKTDPSAPDAAEHVRNVALGADPLTQVWGMTETETNVRFEQIQRAVLAGATCVLLLIGASLLVSQLEQLRERRKLLAALVASGTPRATLGWSVLWQSALPVALGLLLAVVVGSGLGAVLLRMTGFSINFNWASVAAMSGLGAGVALLVAGLSMPVLWRLVRPDGLRTE comes from the coding sequence GTGAGCGCTCTCGACGATCTGCGCATGGGAGCCAAGTTCGCCGTCAGCGGCGGACGCGAGGGCTGGACCCGTACGATCCTGACCGCCGTCGGCGTCGGGCTCGGCGTGGCCCTGCTCCTGATCACCTCCGCGATTCCCAACGCGCTCGCCGCACGGGAGGAACGCGGCTTCGCACGCGGCGAGTTCGCCGGACGCGTCGCCACCGACAAGCCCGGCCCTGACACGCTCCTGATCGCCGCCGTGCAGGCCGACTACCGCGACAAGGCGGTACGAGGACGGCTCGTGCAGCCCGAAGGGCCGCAGGCCCCCGTGCCGCCCGGTCTGACCGCCCTGCCGAAGCCCGGCGAGCTGGCCGTGTCCCCCGCGCTCCAAGACCTCATGGACTCCGACGACGGCGAGCTGTTGCGGGAACGCCTCAACGGTCCCGTCACGGCCGTCATCGCCGACGAAGGTCTCGTCGGCCCGAACGAACTCGCCTACTACCAGGGCAGCGATCGCCTCACCGGGGCCAAGGGCGACATCTTCCGGATCAACGCCTTCCGCGGCTCCTCGATGATGGAGAGCCTGGACTCGACCCTGCTGCTCCTGATCCTGGTCGCCTTCGTCGTCATGCTCATCCCGGTCGCCGTACTCATCGCCGCGGCCGTCCGCTTCGGCGGCGACCGCCGCGACCGGCGGCTCGCGGCACTGCGGCTGGTCGGTTCGGACGGGGCGATGACCCGGCGGATCGCGGCGGGCGAAGCCCTCGCGGGCGCGCTCGCCGGGCTCGTGGTGGGCGGCGGGCTGTTCTTCCTGATCCGCTCCATGGCGGGGCTCATCACGCTGGAGAAGATCAGCGTCTTCCCCTCCGACCTCGCCCCGGCCCTCTGGCTGGTCGTCCTGATCTGCGTCGCGGTGCCCGCGTCCGCCATCCTGGTGACGCTCCTCGCGCTGCGCGGCGTGGTCATCGAACCGCTCGGCGTGATGCGGACGGCCAAACCCGTTCGCCGCAGGATCTGGTGGCGGCTGCTGATGCCCGTCGCCGGACTCGGCCTGCTGCTGCCGCAGATGCGCGAGGGTGCGAGGGGAGGCGACCTCAGCCAGCCCCAGGTCGCCGCAGGCGTCTCCCTGCTGCTGATCGGCGTCACGGCCCTGCTGCCGTGGCTGGTCGAAGCGGTCGTCCAGCGCCTCGGCAAGGGGCCGGTCGCCTGGCAGCTCGCCGTGCGCAGGCTCCAGGTGAACAGCGGCACCGCCGCCCGTACGGTCAACGGCATCGCCGTGGCGGTGGCCGGAGCCATCGCCCTCCAGATGATGCTCGGCGCGACCTCCGGCCGGTACACCGAGGACACCGGCGTCGACGTCTCCCGTACCAGCATGTCGGTCACCGTCGGCGCGAACAGTCCCGTCGCCCCGCAGATCGACGCGCTGAAGGCGAAGATCGCCAAGATCCCCGGCGCGCACCTCGCTCTCGACATCGGCGACGCCAACCTCGGAGACAAGGCCAAGTCCCCCGAAAAAATAGTCACGCTGACCGTGGGCGACTGTGCCGCACTCCGCCAGATCGCGGTCCTGCCGTCCTGCAGGGACGGCGACGCCTTCCTCGCCAAGGGCGCGGACGAACGCCTCACGCCGGGACAGCGCTACTACCTCGACCCGGCGAGCGTGGACCCCGAGGGGCGGGGCGTGCCGTGGACCCTGCCGTCCAGCACGACGACCGTACCGACCAAGGGAGGCCCCCGGGGGTACCAGCGCAGCACCGTCCTCGTCACCCCCGGCGCGGTGCCCGCGGCGGCCAAGCCCGTCCTCAGTCACAGCCTGTACGTGAAGACCGACCCGTCGGCGCCGGACGCGGCCGAGCACGTGCGCAACGTGGCGTTGGGGGCCGACCCGCTGACCCAGGTCTGGGGCATGACCGAAACGGAGACCAACGTACGGTTCGAGCAGATCCAGCGGGCGGTGCTCGCGGGCGCGACGTGCGTACTGCTGCTGATCGGGGCCAGTCTGCTGGTCTCCCAGCTGGAACAGCTGCGCGAACGCCGCAAGCTGCTCGCCGCCCTGGTGGCGTCCGGCACGCCGCGCGCCACGCTGGGGTGGTCGGTGCTGTGGCAGTCGGCTCTGCCCGTGGCCCTGGGCCTGCTGCTCGCGGTCGTCGTCGGGAGCGGGCTGGGGGCGGTGCTGCTGCGCATGACGGGCTTCTCGATCAACTTCAACTGGGCGTCGGTGGCGGCGATGTCGGGGCTGGGGGCGGGGGTCGCGCTCCTGGTGGCGGGGTTGAGCATGCCGGTGCTGTGGCGGCTGGTCCGTCCGGACGGCCTGCGCACGGAGTAG
- a CDS encoding hydrogen peroxide-inducible genes activator encodes MAVVNRGKQPSLAQLRAFVAVAEHLHFRDAAGALGMSQPALSGAVSALEEVLDVQLVERTTRKVLLSAAGERLAVRARVVLEAVGELMEEAEAVRAPFTGVLRLGVIPTVAPYLLPSVLRLVHDAYPALDLQVHEEQTSSLVEGLAAGRLDLLLLAVPLGVPGVVELPLFDEDFVLVMPDQHWLAGRDDIPREALRELHLLLLDEGHCLRDQALDVCREAGREDGGPVTTTAAGLSTLVQLVAGGLGVTLLPRTAVQVETGRNPALVTGYFADPAPSRRIALVMRAGTARSEEFAEFAAALREALEGLPVRMA; translated from the coding sequence GTGGCCGTAGTAAATAGGGGCAAGCAGCCCTCTCTGGCCCAGCTGCGGGCCTTCGTGGCGGTGGCCGAGCACCTGCACTTCCGCGACGCGGCGGGCGCGCTCGGGATGAGCCAGCCCGCGCTGTCCGGGGCGGTCTCCGCGCTGGAGGAGGTCCTGGACGTCCAGCTCGTCGAGCGTACGACCCGCAAGGTGCTGCTCTCGGCGGCGGGGGAGCGGCTGGCGGTGCGGGCCCGGGTGGTGCTGGAGGCGGTCGGGGAGCTGATGGAGGAGGCGGAGGCGGTACGGGCGCCCTTCACCGGGGTGCTGCGGCTCGGGGTGATCCCGACGGTGGCGCCGTACCTGCTCCCCTCGGTCCTGCGTCTCGTCCACGACGCGTATCCCGCCCTGGACCTCCAGGTGCACGAGGAGCAGACGTCGTCGTTGGTGGAGGGGCTGGCGGCGGGGCGGCTGGACCTGCTCCTGCTGGCGGTGCCGCTCGGTGTGCCCGGGGTGGTCGAACTCCCGCTCTTCGACGAGGACTTCGTCCTGGTGATGCCGGATCAGCACTGGCTGGCGGGCCGGGACGACATCCCTCGCGAGGCCCTGCGCGAGCTCCATCTCCTCCTGCTCGACGAGGGGCACTGCCTGCGGGACCAGGCGCTGGACGTGTGCCGGGAGGCGGGGCGGGAGGACGGGGGGCCGGTGACGACGACGGCGGCCGGTCTCTCGACGCTGGTCCAGCTGGTGGCGGGCGGGCTGGGGGTGACGTTGTTGCCCCGGACGGCGGTCCAGGTGGAGACGGGCCGCAACCCGGCCCTCGTCACGGGCTACTTCGCGGACCCGGCGCCGTCGCGGCGGATCGCGCTGGTGATGAGGGCGGGGACGGCCCGCTCCGAGGAATTCGCCGAGTTCGCGGCCGCTTTGCGGGAGGCCCTGGAGGGCCTGCCCGTCCGGATGGCCTAG
- a CDS encoding peroxiredoxin produces MLTVGDQFPTYDLTACVSLESGKEFEQINHKSYEGKWRVVFAWPKDFTFVCPTEIAAFGKLNEEFADRDAQVLGFSGDSEFVHHAWRKDHPDLTDLPFPMLADSKHELMRDLGIEGEDGFAQRAVFIVDPNNEIQFTMVTAGSVGRNPKEVLRVLDALQTDELCPCNWTKGENTLDPVALLSGE; encoded by the coding sequence GTGCTCACTGTTGGTGACCAGTTCCCCACGTACGACCTCACCGCCTGTGTCTCCCTGGAGTCCGGCAAGGAGTTCGAGCAGATCAACCACAAGTCCTACGAGGGCAAGTGGCGCGTCGTCTTCGCGTGGCCCAAGGACTTCACCTTCGTCTGCCCGACCGAGATCGCCGCGTTCGGCAAGCTGAACGAGGAGTTCGCGGACCGCGACGCCCAGGTCCTCGGCTTCTCCGGCGACTCCGAGTTCGTGCACCACGCCTGGCGCAAGGACCACCCGGACCTGACCGACCTGCCCTTCCCGATGCTGGCCGACTCGAAGCACGAGCTCATGCGTGACCTCGGCATCGAGGGCGAGGACGGCTTCGCGCAGCGCGCCGTCTTCATCGTCGACCCGAACAACGAGATCCAGTTCACGATGGTGACCGCCGGTTCCGTGGGCCGTAACCCGAAGGAGGTCCTCCGGGTCCTCGACGCGCTCCAGACGGACGAGCTGTGCCCGTGCAACTGGACCAAGGGCGAGAACACCCTGGACCCGGTCGCGCTGCTCTCGGGCGAGTAA
- a CDS encoding alkyl hydroperoxide reductase: protein MALDELKSAIPDYAKDLRLNLGSVIGNSDLPQQQLWGTVLACAIASRSPKVLRELEPEAKANLSAEAFTAAKSAAAIMAMNNVFYRTRHLLSDPEYGTMRAGLRMNVIGNPGVEKVDFELWSLAVSAINGCGQCLDSHEQVLRKADVSREVIQEAVKIAAVIQAVGVTLDSEAVLAE from the coding sequence ATGGCACTCGACGAACTGAAGTCCGCCATACCGGACTACGCCAAGGACCTGCGCCTGAACCTGGGCTCGGTCATCGGCAACAGCGACCTCCCGCAGCAGCAGCTGTGGGGCACCGTGCTGGCCTGCGCGATCGCCTCGCGCTCGCCGAAGGTGCTGCGCGAGCTGGAGCCCGAGGCGAAGGCGAACCTCTCCGCCGAGGCGTTCACGGCGGCCAAGTCCGCCGCCGCGATCATGGCGATGAACAACGTCTTCTACCGCACGCGCCACCTGCTCTCCGACCCGGAATACGGGACGATGCGCGCGGGCCTGCGGATGAACGTCATCGGCAACCCGGGTGTCGAGAAGGTCGACTTCGAGCTGTGGTCCCTCGCGGTCTCCGCGATCAACGGCTGCGGCCAGTGCCTGGACTCGCACGAGCAGGTCCTGCGCAAGGCGGACGTCTCCCGCGAGGTGATCCAGGAGGCCGTGAAGATCGCCGCGGTCATCCAGGCGGTCGGCGTCACCCTCGACTCCGAGGCCGTACTCGCGGAGTAG
- a CDS encoding AI-2E family transporter: MSKTSGWFNGLGARLTHVGERLEERRAQAQADPDAVAVPETDVPDHVPPPPDYAPAVAAKPEPAAAVPWGLRVAAEASWRLLVLAAVIWVLGQIIVQVQLVAFAFMGSLLITALLQPTVSRLRKMGLPRGLATAFTAVLGFVIMGLIGWFVVWQIMDNAQELSEKVQQGIQDLRHWLLNSPFHVTEQQINDITKNLSEAIGTNVQEITSAGLQGVTVIVEMLTGMLLAMFSTLFLLYDGKKVWEWTLKLVPASARPGMAGAGPRAWRTLTAYVRGTVIVAMIDAIFIGLGLFFLDVPMAVPLAVVIFLFAFIPLVGAVISGALAVVVALVVQGPFIALMVLIVVLAVQQIEGHVLQPFILGRAVRVHPLAVVLSVAAGGLIAGIGGAVVAVPLVAVLNTAVGYLRAYSQENALKAAPKPHGATAHEVAPTPAPGGPGATASASASSGSSASSGSSASDRTPGDRTNDKGTSA; encoded by the coding sequence ATGTCGAAGACTTCAGGATGGTTCAACGGGCTGGGAGCCCGGCTGACCCATGTGGGAGAGCGCCTGGAGGAGCGACGCGCCCAGGCGCAGGCCGATCCGGACGCCGTGGCCGTTCCGGAGACCGACGTGCCCGATCACGTTCCCCCGCCCCCGGACTACGCGCCCGCCGTGGCCGCCAAACCCGAACCCGCCGCCGCCGTGCCGTGGGGACTGCGGGTCGCCGCCGAAGCCTCCTGGCGGCTGCTCGTCCTGGCCGCCGTCATCTGGGTCCTCGGGCAGATCATCGTGCAGGTGCAGCTCGTCGCCTTCGCGTTCATGGGCTCGCTGCTGATCACCGCGCTCCTCCAGCCCACGGTCTCCCGGCTGCGCAAGATGGGCCTGCCGCGCGGCCTCGCGACCGCGTTCACCGCCGTCCTCGGCTTCGTGATCATGGGCCTGATCGGCTGGTTCGTGGTCTGGCAGATCATGGACAACGCCCAGGAACTCTCGGAGAAGGTCCAGCAGGGCATCCAGGACCTGCGCCACTGGCTGCTCAACAGCCCCTTCCACGTCACCGAGCAGCAGATCAACGACATCACGAAGAACCTCAGCGAGGCGATCGGCACCAACGTCCAGGAGATCACCTCCGCCGGGCTCCAGGGCGTCACGGTCATCGTCGAGATGCTGACCGGGATGCTGCTCGCGATGTTCTCCACCCTCTTCCTGCTGTACGACGGCAAGAAGGTCTGGGAGTGGACGCTCAAGCTCGTCCCCGCCTCGGCCCGCCCGGGCATGGCGGGCGCGGGCCCGCGCGCCTGGCGCACGCTGACCGCCTATGTGCGCGGCACGGTGATAGTGGCCATGATCGACGCCATCTTCATCGGGCTCGGCCTCTTCTTCCTCGACGTCCCGATGGCCGTGCCGCTCGCCGTCGTGATCTTCCTCTTCGCCTTCATCCCGCTGGTCGGCGCGGTCATCTCCGGCGCGCTGGCGGTCGTCGTCGCGCTCGTGGTCCAGGGCCCGTTCATCGCGCTGATGGTGCTGATCGTGGTCCTCGCCGTGCAGCAGATCGAGGGCCACGTCCTCCAGCCGTTCATCCTGGGCCGCGCGGTACGGGTGCACCCGCTCGCCGTGGTCCTCTCGGTCGCGGCCGGTGGCCTGATCGCGGGCATCGGCGGTGCGGTGGTGGCGGTGCCGCTGGTGGCCGTCCTCAACACGGCGGTGGGCTACCTGCGCGCGTACTCCCAGGAGAACGCCCTGAAGGCCGCCCCGAAGCCGCACGGGGCGACGGCGCACGAGGTGGCGCCGACTCCGGCACCGGGGGGCCCGGGGGCCACGGCTTCGGCCTCGGCCTCTTCCGGGTCTTCGGCCTCTTCCGGGTCCTCGGCTTCGGACCGTACTCCTGGCGACCGTACGAACGACAAGGGCACCTCTGCGTGA
- a CDS encoding transglycosylase SLT domain-containing protein translates to MSRISVRGFAVASATAVTTVGAVVGVASGDPVSSGDNNFEAAAADTTLLADIPVGQQAQVASAAVTQQADVQAAAADEAAKTQAEQSARLKAASDAKAKKEKADEAKAAKEKAEKEAKEREQVEEIASRSSSRDAGEASFEQKSSYSVSDVKAIARQIVPAGQFQCFSNIVNHESTWNYQAQNPTSAAYGLVQSNPGSKMASVAPDWRTNPATQIKWGLNYMNVRYGSPCEAWAFWQNNNYY, encoded by the coding sequence GTGAGCCGGATTTCGGTTCGGGGATTCGCAGTGGCCTCCGCCACCGCGGTCACCACAGTCGGCGCCGTCGTGGGCGTCGCATCGGGCGACCCCGTGTCGTCGGGCGACAACAACTTCGAGGCCGCAGCCGCCGACACGACTCTCCTCGCGGACATCCCCGTCGGTCAGCAGGCGCAGGTGGCCTCCGCCGCCGTGACGCAGCAGGCCGACGTGCAGGCCGCGGCCGCCGACGAGGCCGCCAAGACGCAGGCAGAGCAGTCCGCCCGTCTCAAGGCCGCCTCTGACGCCAAGGCCAAGAAGGAAAAGGCCGACGAGGCGAAGGCAGCCAAGGAGAAGGCCGAGAAGGAGGCCAAGGAGCGCGAGCAGGTCGAGGAGATCGCGAGCCGGTCCTCCTCCCGCGACGCGGGCGAAGCCTCCTTCGAGCAGAAGTCCTCGTACTCGGTCTCCGACGTCAAGGCGATCGCCCGCCAGATCGTTCCGGCCGGCCAGTTCCAGTGCTTCAGCAACATCGTGAACCACGAGTCGACCTGGAACTACCAGGCGCAGAACCCGACCTCGGCCGCCTACGGCCTGGTCCAGTCGAACCCCGGCTCCAAGATGGCCTCGGTCGCCCCCGACTGGCGCACCAACCCCGCCACGCAGATCAAGTGGGGCCTGAACTACATGAACGTCCGCTACGGCAGCCCCTGCGAGGCGTGGGCGTTCTGGCAGAACAACAACTACTACTAA
- a CDS encoding PhoH family protein, which yields MVNSSKRRLPDRRTYVLDTSVLLADPSSMTRFEEHEVVLPIVVITELEAKRHHPELGYFARQALRLLDDYRIRYGRLDAPIPIGDLGGTVRVELNHSDPGVLPAGYRLGDNDSRILAVARNLQAEGYDVTVVSKDLPLRIKASSVGLLAEEYRAELAITDSGWTGMSELTLEADQVDLLFSEERVYVPEAADLPVHTGLVLQSERGKALGRVTAEGNVRLVRGDRGAFGIHGRSAEQRIALDLLLDPEVGIVSLGGRAGTGKSALALCAGLEAVLERQEHKKVMVFRPLYAVGGQELGYLPGSESEKMSPWAQAVFDTLSAVAGKEVIEEVLGRGMLEVLPLTHIRGRSLHDAFVIVDEAQSLERNVLLTVLSRIGANSRVVLTHDVAQRDNLRVGRYDGVVAVVEKLKGHPLFAHVTLTRSERSQIAALVTEMLEDGQI from the coding sequence GTGGTGAACAGCTCTAAGCGCCGCCTTCCCGACAGGCGCACCTACGTTCTCGACACCAGCGTCCTGCTGGCCGACCCCAGCTCGATGACCCGCTTCGAGGAGCACGAAGTCGTGCTGCCGATCGTGGTCATCACCGAACTGGAGGCCAAGCGGCACCATCCGGAACTCGGTTACTTCGCCCGGCAGGCCCTGCGCCTGCTGGACGACTACCGCATCCGGTACGGCCGCCTCGATGCCCCCATCCCGATCGGGGACCTCGGCGGGACGGTGCGCGTCGAACTCAACCATTCCGATCCCGGCGTCCTGCCCGCCGGTTACCGGTTGGGGGACAACGACTCACGGATTCTCGCCGTCGCACGCAATCTCCAGGCCGAGGGGTACGACGTCACGGTCGTCTCCAAGGACCTGCCGCTGCGCATCAAGGCGTCGTCGGTCGGCCTCCTCGCGGAGGAGTACCGCGCCGAACTCGCCATCACCGACTCCGGCTGGACCGGAATGTCCGAACTGACCCTGGAGGCCGATCAGGTCGACCTGCTCTTCAGCGAGGAGCGGGTGTACGTGCCCGAGGCCGCCGACCTCCCCGTGCACACCGGACTGGTCCTCCAGTCCGAGCGCGGCAAGGCGCTCGGCCGGGTCACCGCCGAAGGCAACGTCCGTCTCGTACGCGGCGACCGGGGCGCGTTCGGCATCCACGGCCGGAGCGCCGAGCAGCGGATCGCGCTCGATCTGCTCCTCGACCCCGAGGTCGGCATCGTCTCGCTCGGCGGCCGGGCGGGCACCGGCAAGTCCGCGCTGGCCCTCTGCGCGGGCCTGGAAGCCGTACTGGAGCGGCAGGAGCACAAGAAGGTGATGGTCTTCCGGCCGCTGTACGCGGTCGGCGGGCAGGAGCTGGGATACCTTCCCGGCTCCGAGTCCGAGAAGATGTCGCCCTGGGCGCAGGCCGTCTTCGACACCCTCTCCGCGGTCGCGGGCAAGGAGGTCATCGAGGAGGTGCTCGGGCGCGGGATGCTGGAGGTCCTGCCGCTCACGCACATCCGGGGGCGCTCGCTGCACGACGCGTTCGTGATCGTCGACGAGGCCCAGTCCCTGGAACGGAACGTCCTGCTGACGGTTCTGTCCCGGATCGGGGCGAATTCGCGCGTCGTCCTCACCCACGACGTCGCGCAGCGCGACAACCTCAGGGTCGGCCGGTACGACGGAGTCGTCGCCGTCGTCGAGAAGCTGAAGGGGCATCCGCTCTTCGCGCACGTCACGCTCACCCGCTCCGAGCGCTCGCAGATCGCCGCGCTGGTGACCGAAATGCTGGAGGACGGCCAGATCTGA
- a CDS encoding isoprenyl transferase, whose protein sequence is MNLRDLVYRLYARRVEGRLDHAQVPKHIGVILDGNRRWAKAAGGTTEQGHKAGATKIQELLGWCAETDVEVVTLWMLSTENLDRAEAELTPLLSIIEGAVRDLAADGRWRVHHVGTMDILPARTQGVLKEAEQSTAGNKGILVNVAVGYGGRQEIADAVRSLLLEHAEKGTSFEELAEIVDVEHISEHLYTRGQPDPDLVIRTSGEQRLSGFMLWQSAHSEYYFCEVFWPAFRKVDFLRALRDYAARHRRYGS, encoded by the coding sequence GTGAACCTGCGCGACCTGGTGTATCGGCTCTACGCACGCCGGGTGGAAGGCCGCCTCGACCACGCCCAGGTGCCGAAGCACATCGGCGTCATCCTCGACGGCAACAGACGCTGGGCGAAGGCGGCGGGCGGTACCACCGAGCAGGGTCACAAGGCCGGTGCGACGAAGATCCAGGAACTCCTCGGCTGGTGCGCGGAGACCGACGTCGAGGTCGTGACGCTCTGGATGCTCTCCACCGAGAACCTGGACCGCGCCGAGGCCGAGCTGACCCCGCTGCTCTCCATCATCGAGGGCGCCGTGCGCGACCTCGCCGCCGACGGGCGCTGGCGCGTCCACCACGTCGGCACGATGGACATCCTCCCCGCCCGTACGCAGGGTGTACTGAAGGAGGCCGAGCAGTCGACGGCGGGCAACAAGGGAATACTGGTCAACGTCGCCGTCGGCTACGGCGGACGCCAGGAGATCGCCGACGCGGTCCGCTCGCTGCTCCTCGAACACGCCGAGAAGGGCACCTCCTTCGAGGAGCTCGCGGAGATCGTCGACGTCGAACACATCTCGGAACACCTGTACACGCGCGGCCAGCCCGACCCGGATCTCGTCATCCGCACCAGCGGTGAGCAGCGGTTGTCCGGATTCATGCTGTGGCAGAGCGCCCACTCGGAGTACTACTTCTGCGAAGTGTTCTGGCCCGCCTTCCGCAAGGTCGACTTCCTGCGCGCCCTGCGTGACTACGCGGCCAGGCACCGGCGTTACGGTTCCTGA
- the mgrA gene encoding L-glyceraldehyde 3-phosphate reductase — MDVTDDSLHHRASDDRYDTMEYRRSGRSGLKLPAVSLGLWHNFGDDRSLDSQRAILRRAFDLGVTHFDLANNYGPPAGSAELNFGKLFAQDFAPYRDELVLSTKAGYGMHPGPYGEWGSRKYLMSSLDASLKRMGVDYVDIFYSHRFDPDTPLEETMGALASAVQQGKALYVGVSSYNSEQTAEAARLLREMGVRPLIHQPSYSMINRWTEEDGLLDTLEEAGMGCISFVPLAQGLLTNKYLKGIPEGSRATQGKSLDPDLLSDEVVRRLNGLNDIAARRDQSLAQLALSWVLRDERMTSALIGASSVKQLEENVAALGAPALTEAELKEIDSFAVSTPGTNIWAERG, encoded by the coding sequence ATGGACGTGACTGATGATTCCCTGCACCACCGCGCGTCCGACGACCGCTACGACACGATGGAGTACCGGCGCTCGGGCCGCAGCGGCCTGAAGCTCCCGGCCGTCTCCCTCGGGCTGTGGCACAACTTCGGCGACGACCGCTCCCTCGACTCGCAGCGCGCGATCCTGCGCCGCGCCTTCGACCTCGGGGTGACCCACTTCGACCTGGCGAACAACTACGGTCCGCCGGCCGGCTCCGCCGAGCTGAACTTCGGCAAGCTCTTCGCGCAGGACTTCGCCCCGTACCGCGACGAGCTGGTCCTCTCCACCAAGGCGGGTTACGGGATGCACCCCGGCCCGTACGGCGAGTGGGGCTCGCGCAAGTACCTGATGTCGTCGCTGGACGCGTCGCTGAAGCGGATGGGCGTGGACTACGTCGACATCTTCTACTCGCACCGCTTCGACCCGGACACCCCGCTGGAGGAGACGATGGGCGCGCTGGCGTCCGCCGTGCAGCAGGGCAAGGCGCTGTACGTGGGCGTCTCCTCGTACAACAGCGAGCAGACCGCCGAAGCGGCGCGCCTGCTGCGGGAGATGGGCGTGCGCCCGCTCATCCACCAGCCGTCGTACTCGATGATCAACCGCTGGACGGAGGAGGACGGCCTGCTCGACACCCTGGAGGAGGCGGGCATGGGCTGCATCTCCTTCGTGCCGCTGGCGCAGGGCCTGCTGACGAACAAGTACCTGAAGGGCATCCCGGAGGGCTCGCGGGCCACCCAGGGCAAGTCGCTCGACCCCGATCTGCTGAGCGACGAGGTCGTGCGCCGGCTGAACGGGCTGAACGACATCGCCGCGCGACGCGACCAGTCCCTCGCGCAGCTCGCGCTGTCGTGGGTGCTGCGGGACGAGCGGATGACGTCGGCGCTCATCGGGGCGTCCAGCGTGAAGCAGCTGGAGGAGAACGTGGCGGCGCTGGGGGCTCCCGCGCTGACCGAGGCGGAGCTGAAGGAAATCGACTCCTTCGCGGTCTCCACCCCCGGCACGAACATCTGGGCCGAACGGGGCTGA